One stretch of Rhinolophus ferrumequinum isolate MPI-CBG mRhiFer1 chromosome 3, mRhiFer1_v1.p, whole genome shotgun sequence DNA includes these proteins:
- the LOC117020602 gene encoding cytochrome c oxidase subunit NDUFA4-like, which translates to MLCQIIGQAKKHPSLIPLYVFIRAGGTGAALYVMCLALFSPDVCWDRKNNPEPWNKMGPNQQYKFYSVNVDYSKLKKEGPDC; encoded by the coding sequence ATGCTGTGCCAAATCATCGGTCAGGCTAAGAAGCATCCAAGCTTGATCCCCCTCTATGTATTTATTAGAGCTGGAGGTACTGGAGCCGCGCTGTATGTCATGTGCCTGGCATTGTTCAGTCCAGATGTCTGTTGGGATAGAAAGAATAACCCAGAACCCTGGAACAAAATGGGTCCCAATCAGCAGTACAAGTTCTACTCAGTGAATGTAGATTACAGCAAACTGAAGAAAGAAGGTCCAGACTGCTAA